The Nitrospira sp. KM1 genome includes a window with the following:
- the hemG gene encoding protoporphyrinogen oxidase, with the protein MKNPRTVAIVGGGISGLAAAFALVERAKEEGLPLRLTLIDADRSWGGKIVTHRIGDLLTEAGPDSFLSQKPAGLQLVHKLGLTDQLINTNETGKKAFVYCRGRLCELPEGLVVLRPGQIAPFLRSGLLTPLGLARMGLDLVMPASPQNGDESVASFFRRRFGRQVFERMMEPLLAGIYAGDAEHMSLRATFPRFIELEREHGSVIRGMMAARTAHEQPEPGRTPRTMFVSLKHGLADLVEAIVRRLTEQGVTLRSGTTVESLRVRSHALGRWMYDIMLSDGSALSAESLVLAAPAYASAELLRPLTPIAGGLLDMIPYASTATIAIAYPAAVIGGAVQGFGFVVPRTEQKDLIAATWTSLKWPHRAPADQLLARCYVGGVGREDILQLDDQALVQRIKGELRAICGITAEPTFAEVNRWVNAMPQYVIGHLDRLAQLEAALSRYGGLVLTGAAYRGVGIPDCIRDGALAAERVMQHLSSQGMERR; encoded by the coding sequence GTGAAGAATCCTCGTACCGTTGCCATCGTCGGCGGAGGCATCTCCGGTCTTGCGGCCGCGTTTGCATTGGTGGAACGCGCGAAAGAGGAAGGCCTTCCACTCCGGCTCACACTCATCGATGCGGATCGATCATGGGGGGGCAAGATCGTCACGCACCGCATCGGGGATCTCCTGACCGAAGCGGGACCCGACTCCTTTCTGTCTCAAAAGCCGGCCGGTCTGCAACTGGTCCATAAGCTCGGCCTGACCGATCAGCTGATCAATACGAACGAAACCGGGAAGAAGGCATTCGTCTATTGCCGCGGACGTCTGTGCGAATTGCCGGAAGGCTTGGTCGTGCTCAGACCCGGTCAGATCGCGCCGTTTCTACGAAGCGGATTGCTGACTCCGCTGGGACTTGCCCGTATGGGATTGGATTTGGTCATGCCCGCTTCACCGCAGAATGGCGACGAATCGGTGGCTTCATTTTTCCGCCGTCGATTCGGCCGGCAGGTCTTCGAACGCATGATGGAGCCTCTTCTGGCCGGCATCTACGCCGGTGACGCGGAGCACATGAGCCTGCGCGCCACCTTTCCGAGATTCATCGAATTAGAGCGCGAGCACGGGAGTGTAATTCGCGGCATGATGGCTGCACGAACGGCTCATGAACAGCCCGAACCGGGACGAACGCCGCGCACCATGTTCGTCAGCCTGAAACACGGCTTGGCGGATCTTGTGGAAGCCATTGTTCGGCGGCTCACCGAGCAGGGCGTCACGCTCAGATCCGGCACGACGGTCGAATCCCTGCGAGTGCGTTCACATGCGTTGGGGCGTTGGATGTACGACATCATGTTGAGCGACGGATCCGCTCTCTCCGCGGAAAGTCTCGTACTCGCGGCGCCGGCCTACGCCTCGGCCGAATTATTGCGGCCGTTGACCCCGATTGCCGGAGGGCTACTCGACATGATTCCCTATGCCTCGACAGCGACGATTGCCATAGCCTATCCTGCAGCCGTCATCGGTGGTGCGGTGCAGGGATTTGGATTCGTCGTGCCTCGGACGGAACAGAAGGACCTGATTGCCGCCACGTGGACCTCGTTGAAATGGCCGCACCGCGCTCCGGCTGATCAACTGCTGGCGCGCTGCTATGTCGGAGGAGTCGGACGGGAGGATATCCTCCAACTCGACGATCAGGCGTTGGTGCAGAGAATCAAGGGGGAGTTACGGGCGATCTGCGGCATCACCGCTGAACCCACATTTGCGGAAGTCAACCGCTGGGTCAACGCCATGCCGCAATATGTCATAGGGCATCTCGATCGGCTGGCTCAGCTCGAGGCCGCTTTGAGCCGGTACGGAGGACTTGTGTTGACGGGCGCGGCCTATCGCGGAGTGGGCATACCCGATTGCATCAGGGATGGAGCTCTGGCCGCCGAGCGTGTCATGCAACATCTTTCAAGCCAAGGAATGGAACGGAGATAA
- the hemE gene encoding uroporphyrinogen decarboxylase yields the protein MNDRFLKACRREPVDCTPVWFMRQAGRYMSEYRSLRAKHSMLDLCKTPELAAQVTLQPIDRFPLDAAIIFADILLPLEAMGLDLEFAEGEGPVIHNPVRERADVERLTVIDGHELDYVGQAIRQARRALDGKVPLIGFAGAPFTLASYAIEGGGSRNYVLTKSMMYREPDNWHKLMDKLARVVTGYLRRQIQAGAQAVQLFDSWVGCLSAGDYAEYVLPHVQMIFEGLKREGVPMIHFGTGTTAILRQMREAGGDVIGVDWRIHLDEAWAMIGYDRAVQGNLDPVTLYAPLLEIERRIEDILNRADGRNGHIFNLGHGILPTTPIDHVAAAIDMIHKLSQR from the coding sequence ATGAATGATCGCTTCCTCAAAGCCTGTCGGCGCGAGCCTGTGGATTGCACCCCTGTATGGTTTATGCGCCAGGCCGGACGATATATGTCTGAATACCGGTCTTTGCGGGCGAAGCATTCCATGCTGGATCTCTGCAAGACTCCCGAACTGGCCGCGCAGGTGACGCTTCAGCCGATCGACCGGTTCCCTCTCGATGCCGCCATCATCTTCGCGGACATTCTTCTTCCTCTCGAGGCCATGGGTTTGGACTTGGAGTTTGCCGAAGGCGAAGGACCCGTCATTCACAATCCTGTCCGTGAACGGGCGGATGTCGAGCGGCTGACGGTCATCGACGGCCATGAATTGGACTATGTCGGCCAGGCTATCCGACAGGCCCGCCGCGCACTGGACGGCAAGGTTCCGTTGATCGGATTTGCCGGCGCTCCCTTCACGCTGGCCAGCTATGCGATCGAGGGTGGTGGGTCCCGCAACTACGTCTTGACCAAGTCCATGATGTATCGCGAGCCGGACAACTGGCACAAACTGATGGACAAATTGGCCCGGGTCGTCACCGGGTATCTTCGCCGTCAAATACAGGCCGGTGCGCAAGCGGTGCAACTCTTCGACAGCTGGGTCGGATGCCTGTCAGCCGGCGACTACGCCGAATACGTGTTGCCGCACGTGCAGATGATCTTTGAAGGCTTGAAGCGGGAAGGCGTGCCGATGATTCATTTCGGGACCGGCACGACTGCCATTCTTCGCCAGATGCGCGAGGCCGGAGGTGATGTCATCGGAGTCGATTGGCGCATCCATCTCGACGAAGCGTGGGCCATGATCGGCTATGACCGGGCTGTGCAAGGCAATCTCGACCCGGTGACGCTGTATGCGCCCTTGCTCGAAATCGAACGGCGGATCGAGGATATCCTGAACCGGGCCGATGGGCGCAACGGGCATATTTTCAACCTGGGCCACGGTATTCTGCCGACCACCCCGATCGATCACGTGGCAGCAGCCATCGACATGATTCACAAGCTGAGTCAGCGCTGA
- the mazG gene encoding nucleoside triphosphate pyrophosphohydrolase — MSERFQKLIALMAALRAPEGCPWDRKQTHESLKPYLIEETYEVLDAIDHADRAKLPEELGDVLLQVLFHSQIASEAGHFTVDTVLDQLADKLIRRHPHVFPNGSTDPKPANADQVLARWEDIKQAERRAAGRPESVLDGVPKTLPALLRAYQIQARASRVGFDWTQDETGFDQVLSKIEEEIRELRMAIRATGSDSDGRQRHIADEFGDVLFSLVNLARFIKVNPEDALRQSISRFIERFQYIETRASASGRSVGELSLDEMNGLWDEAKRRGSEGARP, encoded by the coding sequence ATGTCTGAGCGGTTTCAAAAGTTGATCGCCCTCATGGCTGCCTTGCGCGCGCCGGAGGGTTGTCCGTGGGATCGCAAACAAACTCATGAGTCACTCAAACCGTATCTGATCGAAGAAACCTATGAAGTCCTCGATGCTATCGACCATGCGGACCGTGCCAAGCTGCCCGAGGAGCTGGGCGACGTGCTCCTCCAAGTTCTCTTTCACAGCCAGATCGCCTCAGAGGCGGGGCACTTCACGGTCGACACCGTACTCGATCAACTGGCTGACAAGCTGATCCGACGTCACCCGCACGTCTTTCCCAACGGTTCGACCGATCCGAAACCGGCCAATGCCGACCAGGTGTTGGCACGCTGGGAAGACATCAAGCAGGCCGAGCGCCGGGCGGCCGGGCGGCCGGAATCTGTGCTCGACGGCGTTCCGAAGACTCTCCCCGCCCTGCTTCGGGCGTATCAGATTCAGGCACGGGCATCCCGCGTCGGATTCGACTGGACCCAGGACGAGACGGGATTCGATCAGGTCTTGAGCAAAATTGAAGAGGAGATCCGCGAGCTCCGCATGGCCATTCGTGCGACGGGATCGGACTCGGACGGCCGGCAACGGCACATCGCGGATGAATTTGGCGATGTGTTATTTTCGTTGGTGAATCTCGCGCGTTTCATCAAAGTCAATCCGGAGGACGCATTGCGGCAATCCATCAGCCGATTTATCGAACGGTTTCAATATATCGAAACCCGAGCTTCCGCGTCCGGGCGTTCTGTCGGCGAACTCTCCCTGGACGAGATGAACGGATTATGGGATGAAGCCAAGCGTCGTGGATCCGAAGGAGCACGGCCATGA
- a CDS encoding DUF1844 domain-containing protein, with translation MAGDKEEGFVIRDRRGSGGAEKAPAPPPPSASAAEHPPHVPSWEADEKAAPPVTFASFVISLGSSSLMLMGEKLEPQQPSMPVNLPQAKEIIDLLSVLEEKTKGNLTSDEQAVLRDMLYALRMKYVSLTTGS, from the coding sequence GTGGCGGGAGACAAGGAAGAGGGGTTCGTCATTCGAGATCGGCGAGGCTCCGGAGGAGCGGAGAAGGCTCCTGCGCCGCCTCCACCGTCTGCTTCGGCGGCCGAGCATCCGCCGCATGTGCCATCATGGGAAGCGGATGAAAAAGCCGCGCCGCCGGTGACGTTTGCTTCGTTCGTGATTTCGCTGGGAAGCTCTTCGCTCATGTTGATGGGGGAAAAACTGGAACCCCAGCAACCCTCCATGCCAGTCAATCTGCCGCAGGCCAAGGAAATCATCGATCTGCTGTCTGTCCTGGAGGAAAAAACCAAGGGCAACCTCACATCGGACGAACAAGCGGTGTTGCGGGACATGCTCTACGCCTTGCGCATGAAATACGTGAGCCTGACCACCGGATCATAA